The DNA window agaaaaaaaaagtttgggtTGAAAAGAACAAATGTATCCCACTTTCTGAACAAAACAACCAAATTTTTTTGTAAGCACCAAAATAACAATCAGCAAAAATACAATTTTAGCATATAAGGATACCAAAAACGTCCCAAAATCTTAtacaaaaattgaagaaaacctCGACGATCTTTGCTTTACCATGCTCAACACCAACGTTATTTGTTGTCAAAGTTGAATATCAAGGAATTTTCaatcttaatttttcttttagtaGATTACTTCAATCATGcttattttaaataatgatattagCAATAGTTTAAACTATTACAGAGTTTTGGCATTCAGTGGCATATATGCAATCAGCATGAAGTTTTTAAGTAGTTTTTGTAACATGTCCTCTCCAGTTCCTTCGTCTGGGGCAACAATGACCCTGACTACCGCTTCATAGCACGTATATTAAGGTATGTGTAAAAGGACATTCCACCAATGGCTATAAACGCACCAAAAATACTGGTTGTGCCAGGATTTGAACCAAAAAGATAATAATTTCCGAGGAGGATAACACAAGTTTTGAATTGTCCAAGAACCACAGAGGATATAGCAGATGTAGCCCTGAACATGAACCAAACAACACATGAGGTATACGGGCAAATAATTCTCCTTCCTTTTTTTTGTACATTTTATCACCATTCCACTTTAGACGTCCAAATTTTTTATGCATCTTGAAAAATCAGAAAATATCAAATCCGACTTCTTTTATTATGTCTACTTACAACGTTTGTTTCATATTAATTAACTCTAAAATGtactttctagaaaagttaaAGATTTTCTGAAAACATAAGCATTTTCTTTTAATACTAGATAAACGCTTGCACCCTGTTGCGGGAATGCTATTATTTTTTTGACACATTTGTACAGTTTTTATGTTATGTCTGTTTTAATTATTCCACATTGTTTTCATTTCTCTAATTTCTCATATTTTGCCTAATTTgttatattcatttattttttactctaaattcatttttataataatttaataaggcttaaatgcttttttttaaaaacccttTAAACTATAACAGCTTATTTGAATAAATTCTGCAGTTTTATTTTACCTAAATAAGCCCTATTCATTAACATATACTCATAAAATACCTTAGTTTTAATTTGTTGGCATTGTTTGATTACATGAAATTTAAACTaacaaaattacataaaaattatttGTTTACTTGGACAAACGCATAAGTAAAgaaaattacctttttttattttatcataaatcaatttattccAAAGTATTCAATTATATGAAAGTCTATAATCAAATGCATCTCCTTAAAACTAATCCAATAAAAtcttaaacaattttaaaattttcattttttttttcaaattttattagattaaaatagttttaatacGGTACATTTAGTGGTAAGCATTCATACTGAATTTTTTTACAATCAATAGATctgtgataaaataaataaataaataaataatcgtATGTGTCTGTTCAATTAAAAACTACTTTTACATGTAATTTTGTCAATTTAAATTTCATGTGTCAAACTAATTAAAACTAAGGGTTTTTATGAGTGCTAAAAATAGGGGTTTGTATGGGGAAAAAAAGAAACTATAAGGACTTATTTAAATATCGACCCTTTTATTGTATAAATCATTCTTTATCTCTTTATCACTTAGCTTTGTAATGAAAATGACCTCATTACTCCATCACGCCAAAAATTCCATAGCTTAGTCATAATAAAGTTGAAGTCTTCAAAAGTCTAATTCTAACTTTTCACTGAATGATCATACTGTTTAATAGTATGatataaatttgagattttttttagttgtttgaattttctttttcaaataacAATACTCACACACACATATTAAATAATGctacttaattaataaaaaaatagttgtagtaatatttaaaaattataataattattaaaatatcatttctactttttttttcaaatattaatatagaaataaatgttacaacattatcaaaataatatataatattagaatataaatgtgtttcaaatatattcaaaatagaAATACTGAAAATTAcagtattaaatatttttattctttaaaaaaacactaaaagcaaacattgttttattaattaatataataatagaggACTCAAGTGAAGTCTCAATCTAAAAAATCATGTCAAATCCAGGTTAAAATTGAACTAAGTTTGCAGATTTGATGACTAGCCTACTCATGGCCATGAGCAGTTGGGCACTTATTCCGAGGACAGTGTCAGAGAACAAgatttaatttacaattaattttcAGTCAAATGAACATCagaaaatgcaaaaatcattttcaaaaagTCATTTTGCTTTGAACAAAAAGAACCGGTCCTGGACCTCCTACCTAGCCAGCCATGAATACTTATCCTATGTTAGAGGGGAAAAATCACAGTAAGATAAAAACCAACCCCATAAAGCAAAAAAGATGATATTATGGCAAGTCGTAAACATCAATGATAGCAAGTTGCAGCATGGATCAAACTAAAAACTAGCTTAATTGGAACTTACCCAAGTGTCAAAGCACTTGACCACTGAAGCAAGAAGCCAAGAAAAGCACACATGAGAATGGCTGATATACTGCCGAAGCTCCAATGGAACGCAAGCAAACCAGGAGGATCCAAAGGAATCATAAAAACCAAAAAAACCAAAGTGATTGGTGTAGTCTTCCACATTAATCTGTTCAACAGATTCACAACTTAAACCAGtgagaaattttgaaatatttcagTAAGACAATCAACgtaaaggaaaagaaatattTTCTTGCACGCTGGTAACCATGACCatgtttggatattattgggaaAGGAATAGTGAGAACAAGAAAGGATTAGTCTTATCTCCGAAAGGAACTTTTCAATCTTTCCTATCAAGAGAACAAGCAAATATTACTTTAAAATCTGCATCCCATCCAAACATCCAAAAGTAGAATCTTTTTTCGCAGGCTACATTTATTCCCCTCAATCTAAAACTGCCAAATAAGCTCAGGGGAACATGAAACATACGCCAATGCTGtccatttttgttgttgttgcacGTTGGACCAAAGTATTCTATTGACTGCACTAGGTATTATCCATGCCATTGCTACACAAGCACCGAGGAAGATGAATTGTAAATCAGTTACAGTAGCAACAGCAACCCCAACGGATACAACAGTTAATGCAACCACCTGAAAGATTTCATAGGATAGGAGGaattaaacaaagaaagaaaacgaAAAGCAAATTGCCGACACTTGAGTTTGCTATTGGAAGTGTTGTTGGGAATCAAAGTTATTGGATTAGTACTGTCAATTGAGAAATTAAGTTTGAATTCACTGTTTTTGATCATGTTAATAACCTCTAATCCGATTAAATTGATTGTTGATTCATTAGCTTAAAATGTTCCATCCAATCGGAAGCTCGATTCCACAATTAACTTTCTTCTAAGGATACAATCTTCAGAGTACTTAAAAAGTATTTTGGTCTACTTTTTTCTTTAACTCGGCAGATGCATATTTGCGTCGTTAGAAAACACATTCTGAATTTTAAAAGGTCTTGAGGTATGGATCAGATGAACCAATCGGTTCCCTTGTATCCTTTATTATCAATCAACAGGTTGACTTGTTCACTTCAGGCTTAATCGAATCCATCAGAGCTGATGTGGAATTACATCACCGACCCAATCTAGTTCAAGAGATGAGTCTAGAAAGgctatttgagaaaaaaattactaaCAGGAACAAACCCACCTGATAATCCTACTGCTGTCTAGAATTCTAAAATTACACAAACAACAACTAAGATGATTCTGGACAAAAGAACGCGAGCTACACCCAAATTTAGCAATGCCCCTTC is part of the Gossypium hirsutum isolate 1008001.06 chromosome D11, Gossypium_hirsutum_v2.1, whole genome shotgun sequence genome and encodes:
- the LOC107946052 gene encoding nucleotide-sugar uncharacterized transporter 1 isoform X5, which gives rise to MILLNQVLENVGFQFPVCLTVIHYAVSWALMASLKFFSILPASPSSELAPLSLFTFGFVNSVSTGLANVSLKYNSVGFYQMAKIAITPLIVLAEFIWYKKRIAFSKVVALTVVSVGVAVATVTDLQFIFLGACVAMAWIIPSAVNRILWSNVQQQQKWTALALMWKTTPITLVFLVFMIPLDPPGLLAFHWSFGSISAILMCAFLGFLLQWSSALTLGATSAISSVVLGQFKTCVILLGNYYLFGSNPGTTSIFGAFIAIGGMSFYTYLNIRAMKR
- the LOC107946052 gene encoding nucleotide-sugar uncharacterized transporter 1 isoform X7 → MASLKFFSILPASPSSELAPLSLFTFGFVNSVSTGLANVSLKYNSVGFYQMAKIAITPLIVLAEFIWYKKRIAFSKVVALTVVSVGVAVATVTDLQFIFLGACVAMAWIIPSAVNRILWSNVQQQQKWTALALMWKTTPITLVFLVFMIPLDPPGLLAFHWSFGSISAILMCAFLGFLLQWSSALTLGATSAISSVVLGQFKTCVILLGNYYLFGSNPGTTSIFGAFIAIGGMSFYTYLNIRAMKR
- the LOC107946052 gene encoding nucleotide-sugar uncharacterized transporter 1 isoform X6 produces the protein MILLNQVLENVGFQFPVCLTVIHYAVSWALMASLKFFSILPASPSSELAPLSLFTFGFVNSVSTGLANVSLKYNSVGFYQMAKIAITPLIVLAEFIWYKKRIAFSKVVALTVVSVGVAVATVTDLQFIFLGACVAMAWIIPSAVNRILWSNVQQQQKWTALALMWKTTPITLVFLVFMIPLDPPGLLAFHWSFGSISAILMCAFLGFLLQWSSALTLGISIHGWLGRRSRTGSFCSKQNDFLKMIFAFSDVHLTEN